One genomic segment of Ricinus communis isolate WT05 ecotype wild-type chromosome 5, ASM1957865v1, whole genome shotgun sequence includes these proteins:
- the LOC107262527 gene encoding small polypeptide DEVIL 3-like, whose protein sequence is MKMKMSRTNMEDCSTKKRISCRRLGGYLRQQKGRLYIIRRCVVMLLCWHD, encoded by the coding sequence atgaaaatgaagatgaGCAGAACTAACATGGAAGATTGCTCCACCAAGAAAAGGATTTCTTGCAGAAGGCTTGGAGGTTACCTCAGACAGCAAAAAGGAAGGCTTTACATAATCAGGAGGTGTGTAGTCATGCTCCTTTGCTGGCATGActga